A window of Rhododendron vialii isolate Sample 1 chromosome 11a, ASM3025357v1 contains these coding sequences:
- the LOC131306817 gene encoding uncharacterized protein LOC131306817, which produces MLTEECTAILQNKLPPKLKDPGSFTIPCTIGNSYFGKALCDLGASINLMPFSISDFIVLDKEEDREIPLLLGRPFLATGRTLIDVQQGKLILRVQDEQVTFEVFEAMKYPSTTDTCFNIDVIDELVVENFEESHLAEPLEACLVQSGTTDSDNSKISNCAHYLEASPPYLPKGKLEYLTLGESTTPQKPSIIETPSLELKPLPSHLKYAYLHDSSLPVIISSSLTGLEEEKLGYDRAWRKEFFSPLEKN; this is translated from the exons ATGTTAACTGAAGAGTGCACTGCCATTTTACAAAATAAGTTGCCACCAAAGCTTAAAGATCCAGGGAGTTTTACTATTCCTTGCACCATTGGAAACTCCTATTTTGGAAAAGCTTTATGTGATTTAGGTGCTAGCATAAATCTGATGCCTTTTTCTATTTCAG ATTTTATCGTTTTAGATAAGGAGGAAGATCGAGAAATCCCACTTCTTCTTGGTCGACCGTTCTTAGCCACAGGAAGAACTCTAATAGATGTGCAACAAGGGAAACTAATACTACGGGTGCAAGATGAACAAGTTACATTTGAGGTGTTTGAAGCAATGAAATATCCGTCAACAACTGATACATGCTTCAACATAGACGTGATTGATGAACTTGTGGTAGAAAATTTTGAAGAGAGTCATCTTGCCGAACCACTTGAGGCATGTCTTGTTCAATCCGGCACTACCGATTCCGACAATTCCAAAATAAGCAATTGTGCACACTACTTGGAAGCATCTCCGCCTTACTTGCCAAAAGGGAAGTTGGAATACTTAACATTGGGCGAAAGCACTACGCCACAAAAGCCATCCATTATTGAGACCCCTTCTTTAGAACTGAAACCTCTTCCTTCTCATCTTAAATATGCTTATTTACATGATTCTTCTTTACCCGTAATAATTTCTTCATCTTTGACAGGCCTTGAAGAAGAAAAGTTGGGGTACGATAGAGCCTGGAGAAAAGAGTTTTTTTCACCATTGGAGAAGAATTAG